A single region of the Mechercharimyces sp. CAU 1602 genome encodes:
- a CDS encoding YerC/YecD family TrpR-related protein produces MQLNKLNKKEIEQLFQAVLSLENMEECYQFFDDLCTVGEMKSLSQRLEVARMLREGYTYNQIEAETGASTATISRVKRCLHYGTDGYTLALDAIKNKEKNG; encoded by the coding sequence ATGCAGTTAAACAAGTTAAATAAAAAAGAGATCGAGCAATTATTTCAAGCGGTACTAAGCTTAGAAAACATGGAAGAATGTTATCAGTTTTTTGATGACCTTTGTACGGTGGGAGAAATGAAATCGCTTTCGCAACGATTAGAAGTAGCCAGGATGTTGCGTGAAGGTTACACATATAATCAGATTGAAGCGGAGACGGGAGCTAGTACAGCTACGATTTCGCGTGTTAAACGGTGCCTTCATTATGGCACGGATGGATATACATTAGCGTTGGACGCCATTAAAAATAAAGAGAAGAACGGTTAG
- a CDS encoding DUF2892 domain-containing protein, with the protein MQKNIGHLDAIIRISVGAAGLAWSTSRMVLRPHHFAPLLLALLSGMKIAEGIVRVCPMLSMMGKSTLGSEHEGQSQSECKPKDIPLP; encoded by the coding sequence ATGCAAAAAAACATTGGTCATTTAGATGCAATTATTCGTATTTCAGTCGGTGCAGCGGGTCTTGCTTGGAGTACCTCGCGAATGGTTCTTCGTCCTCATCATTTTGCTCCATTACTTCTCGCTCTGCTCTCAGGGATGAAGATTGCAGAAGGGATAGTACGTGTCTGTCCTATGCTCTCTATGATGGGAAAAAGCACACTGGGCTCAGAGCATGAAGGGCAATCCCAAAGCGAGTGTAAACCAAAGGATATTCCTCTACCATGA
- a CDS encoding EYxxD motif small membrane protein, with amino-acid sequence MNTMLGKNDLFGFYSWFEFSETLTDYGYIILTVIGSLIVVGIAFYNLKQKAK; translated from the coding sequence ATGAACACGATGCTGGGTAAGAACGATCTTTTCGGTTTCTACAGCTGGTTTGAGTTTAGTGAAACCCTAACCGACTACGGCTATATCATCCTTACTGTTATCGGATCCCTTATCGTTGTCGGCATTGCTTTTTACAATCTTAAACAAAAAGCAAAATAA
- a CDS encoding CBS domain-containing protein — MFIKNCLSPQDSIETITPSTTIRQAITTLSELELESLPVVDEHGTFLGITGYTYIFKEICTGSLALDETAFDQPVIIHKMNPLLITDDFEDTLPLIVRYPFVPIVDEDGYSFLGIVKISDIERGLVSTYGNDVPGTRFLLGVLNDVPHVLEHVLDAVKPTDSNIISIATFDAGSDNARRILLKVESEKDTEKIKENLEQSGFRILSIKEK; from the coding sequence ATGTTTATCAAAAATTGCTTATCGCCTCAAGATTCGATTGAGACAATCACACCATCTACTACAATTCGTCAAGCGATTACTACGTTGTCTGAACTTGAATTAGAATCTCTACCTGTCGTAGATGAGCACGGAACGTTTCTCGGCATCACAGGTTATACTTATATTTTTAAAGAAATCTGCACGGGTTCGCTCGCTCTAGATGAGACTGCTTTTGATCAGCCAGTTATCATTCACAAAATGAATCCGCTACTCATCACCGATGATTTTGAAGATACCCTCCCTCTCATCGTACGCTATCCATTTGTACCGATTGTAGACGAAGATGGGTACAGTTTCTTGGGAATTGTGAAAATAAGCGATATTGAGCGAGGACTCGTTTCCACTTATGGAAATGATGTACCCGGCACTCGCTTTCTGCTCGGTGTATTAAACGACGTACCTCATGTACTAGAACATGTTCTCGATGCTGTTAAGCCCACAGACTCCAATATTATTTCCATCGCAACATTTGATGCAGGAAGCGATAATGCACGACGTATTCTCTTAAAAGTAGAATCAGAAAAAGATACGGAGAAAATCAAAGAGAACCTAGAGCAAAGCGGCTTTCGCATCTTAAGCATCAAAGAGAAATAA
- a CDS encoding ABC transporter ATP-binding protein: MDAIVVEHVSKHFRKPYDKTLKGRFITLAKREKKYEEFVALEDVSFNVKQGEGYAIIGKNGAGKSTLFKVLSGIIHQDNGKVKINGKVAPLIELGAGLSRDLTGEENIRLNCAIFGLSRERMEEVTPMIKEFSELGDFINTPVKFYSSGMKARLGFSIAIHIDADIILVDEVLAVGDKDFRKKCNEKMQELRREGKTLVIVSHSLDPLRKICDRALILEKGKVKDVGDINEMIDKYEKTKPKKKAKAKS, translated from the coding sequence ATGGATGCGATCGTTGTTGAACATGTCTCAAAACATTTCCGAAAGCCATATGATAAAACGCTTAAGGGTCGCTTCATCACGTTGGCGAAGCGAGAAAAAAAGTATGAAGAGTTTGTGGCTCTAGAGGATGTCTCCTTTAATGTAAAGCAAGGGGAAGGATATGCGATAATCGGGAAGAATGGGGCAGGTAAGAGTACACTATTCAAAGTGTTAAGTGGTATAATTCACCAAGATAATGGGAAGGTAAAGATTAATGGAAAAGTAGCACCTTTAATCGAATTGGGAGCTGGTTTGAGTCGGGATCTTACTGGTGAAGAAAATATTCGTCTCAATTGTGCTATCTTTGGTTTGAGCCGAGAGCGCATGGAAGAAGTAACCCCGATGATTAAAGAGTTCTCCGAACTAGGGGACTTTATCAACACGCCTGTTAAGTTTTACTCTTCCGGGATGAAAGCGCGGTTGGGATTCTCCATTGCTATCCATATTGATGCAGACATTATTCTTGTGGACGAAGTTTTAGCGGTGGGCGATAAGGACTTCCGCAAGAAATGTAATGAAAAGATGCAGGAATTAAGGAGAGAAGGAAAGACGCTAGTAATTGTATCGCACAGCCTCGATCCATTGCGCAAGATTTGTGATCGTGCCTTGATATTAGAAAAAGGCAAGGTAAAAGATGTGGGTGATATTAACGAGATGATTGATAAGTATGAGAAGACGAAACCCAAGAAAAAAGCAAAGGCAAAGTCATAA
- a CDS encoding ABC transporter permease, translated as MFRELIKYKELIYFLVHKEIRIRYRNSFFGFFWTLLEPLGLMMIYALVFSVIGRGWAEPFEGKYPLFILAGMMPWMFFNNTLKRGMTSLSRNGSLLKKIYFPRQIFPLTDVLANMVNFVPALLLVIVAALIFNPSEIQWLHFLYLPGLILLQSILAFSFALLLGAINVYYRDVEFIINLVLRGWMYLTPIIYPVKYLMDKVDEVNLPFGMTTEVFVFLYNLNPMVPIINLYQQLFFSGDVTGAVDRYGIIYCILFVTVLFVVAWVSFKRLNRRVGEVI; from the coding sequence ATGTTTCGAGAGCTGATAAAATATAAAGAACTGATTTATTTCCTTGTACACAAAGAAATTCGCATACGGTATCGCAATTCTTTTTTTGGTTTTTTCTGGACATTATTAGAACCATTGGGATTAATGATGATTTATGCCTTGGTTTTTTCGGTTATAGGTAGGGGATGGGCTGAACCTTTTGAAGGTAAGTATCCATTGTTTATCTTAGCTGGGATGATGCCTTGGATGTTTTTTAACAATACATTAAAAAGAGGCATGACTTCTCTTTCACGAAATGGTTCGTTATTAAAGAAAATATATTTTCCACGACAGATCTTCCCGCTGACAGATGTGTTAGCTAATATGGTTAATTTTGTTCCAGCGTTATTGTTGGTTATCGTAGCCGCGCTCATTTTTAACCCGAGTGAAATTCAATGGCTCCACTTTCTATACCTACCAGGATTGATTCTTTTACAATCTATCCTTGCTTTTAGCTTTGCCTTGCTCTTGGGAGCAATTAATGTATACTACCGTGATGTTGAATTTATTATTAATCTGGTGTTAAGAGGATGGATGTATCTTACACCTATTATTTATCCGGTGAAGTACTTGATGGATAAAGTGGATGAAGTAAATCTTCCGTTTGGTATGACGACAGAAGTATTTGTTTTCTTATATAATTTGAATCCGATGGTACCTATTATTAATTTGTACCAACAACTCTTTTTCTCAGGGGACGTAACAGGGGCTGTAGACAGGTATGGTATCATATATTGCATACTCTTTGTAACTGTTCTATTTGTAGTCGCTTGGGTAAGTTTTAAACGCTTGAACCGTCGTGTAGGGGAAGTGATCTAA
- a CDS encoding CDP-alcohol phosphatidyltransferase family protein — protein MNQEKELTSAGEKIDRPTLPFDSDEIIALRKECQKPRALEDIWTWYILRRVSIYCAKWLSKTAITPNAISWMSLFFFFMTGMMMIFGTGGAYLLAALFYNLGYMADCVDGEVARIKGITSQKGAFLDTLIRAMSIPMLTSFALPLSNLFGQPITLEMGMLIYLAVLVSTMALLVPLSFHLVQAKAAESDPVTDMRKNSWRNEWIAFLTGLPGFFAMIVLVVAAEAMISIPLTSYLIVFFLLILLAKTMARLYFTISALK, from the coding sequence GTGAATCAGGAGAAAGAGTTGACCTCCGCTGGGGAGAAGATAGATCGCCCCACACTTCCGTTTGATTCGGATGAGATTATCGCATTGCGGAAAGAGTGTCAAAAACCACGGGCTTTAGAAGATATTTGGACATGGTATATATTACGAAGAGTATCGATTTACTGTGCAAAATGGCTGAGCAAGACGGCGATTACGCCGAATGCCATTAGTTGGATGAGTTTGTTTTTCTTTTTTATGACAGGGATGATGATGATTTTCGGTACAGGCGGGGCCTACTTGCTAGCTGCACTCTTTTATAATTTAGGCTATATGGCGGATTGTGTGGATGGAGAAGTAGCGCGTATAAAAGGTATCACGAGTCAGAAGGGTGCGTTTTTAGACACATTGATTCGGGCGATGAGTATTCCGATGTTAACATCGTTTGCTTTACCTTTGAGTAACCTTTTTGGACAGCCGATAACCCTTGAGATGGGAATGTTGATCTATCTTGCTGTGCTCGTTTCTACGATGGCTCTCTTGGTTCCACTCTCTTTTCACCTGGTACAAGCGAAAGCGGCAGAGAGTGATCCCGTTACAGATATGCGTAAAAATTCCTGGCGAAATGAGTGGATTGCTTTTCTTACTGGTTTACCGGGCTTTTTCGCTATGATAGTGTTGGTGGTGGCGGCAGAAGCGATGATTTCCATACCACTTACTTCTTATTTGATCGTGTTCTTCTTGCTGATTTTATTGGCAAAGACGATGGCACGTCTTTACTTTACCATCTCTGCATTAAAGTAA
- a CDS encoding glycosyltransferase, with protein sequence MSKMPHDMMIGAYPIQEQLIFSFLLVVRNEEAHINFLLESILNQDFPNSKYEIIVVDGESTDATQEIIRKYVKKFPNRIQYLINPKRTLATGWNLGIRAAQGEYVIRVDGHSQIPQDFLSKTYQVAERVPEAACVGGIIESVGTGFWGKVNAYVYSHPFGVGNSKFRTAKSGWEGYVDTVPYAAYRRDIFTQVGYFDEDLQRNEDLEMHARIRNTGKGFYLSTGIRSTYYVRNTIRSFLKKSYGDGKWTMIARKRGAGVLRFRHLVPLLALIIGAFLLVASFFSTVATVALTTIIFLYAALLMGSAVGVIKQIGVKYLLPCMLSFFLLHTSRGVGSLVGLIKSLSWSESK encoded by the coding sequence ATGAGTAAAATGCCTCATGATATGATGATTGGCGCGTATCCGATACAGGAACAGCTGATCTTTTCTTTTTTATTAGTCGTTCGTAATGAAGAAGCTCATATTAACTTTTTACTAGAATCTATTTTGAACCAAGATTTCCCAAATTCCAAATATGAGATTATTGTTGTTGATGGTGAGTCAACAGATGCAACACAAGAAATCATTCGTAAATATGTGAAGAAGTTTCCTAATCGTATTCAATACTTGATCAATCCTAAGCGCACACTAGCTACAGGCTGGAACCTAGGAATTCGTGCGGCGCAAGGAGAGTATGTCATCCGTGTGGATGGACACAGTCAGATTCCTCAGGATTTCCTCTCGAAAACATACCAAGTGGCCGAAAGAGTGCCAGAAGCTGCTTGTGTGGGAGGCATTATCGAATCAGTTGGTACGGGATTCTGGGGGAAAGTGAATGCATATGTGTATTCGCATCCTTTTGGTGTGGGAAACTCCAAGTTTCGCACAGCTAAGAGTGGATGGGAAGGGTATGTAGACACGGTTCCTTATGCTGCATATCGACGTGATATATTTACACAGGTAGGTTATTTTGATGAGGATTTACAGCGAAATGAAGATTTAGAGATGCATGCGCGTATTCGAAATACGGGTAAAGGCTTCTACCTGTCCACTGGAATTCGTTCTACCTATTATGTTCGTAACACCATTCGTTCATTCTTAAAAAAGTCATACGGTGACGGTAAATGGACTATGATCGCGAGAAAACGTGGAGCGGGTGTACTTCGTTTTCGCCATCTCGTCCCACTGCTGGCCCTGATCATCGGAGCTTTCTTGCTGGTCGCTTCTTTCTTCTCAACGGTAGCTACAGTTGCACTTACTACAATAATATTCCTTTATGCCGCTTTGCTTATGGGCTCGGCGGTGGGAGTTATCAAGCAAATAGGGGTAAAATATTTACTGCCTTGTATGTTATCGTTCTTTTTATTGCATACGAGTCGTGGAGTCGGCTCTCTTGTTGGGCTAATTAAATCGTTATCATGGAGTGAGTCGAAGTGA
- the purD gene encoding phosphoribosylamine--glycine ligase — protein MRILVIGSGGREHTLVWKLKQSREVEALFCAPGNAGIGSLATCVPIESTDIAALVQFAEAEAIDLTVVGPEIPLLAGIVDRFQEKGLSIFGPTEAAARLEGSKRFAKEIMQKYGIPTGKFRSFSDYRKALHYVNEVGAPIVIKADGLAAGKGVTVAQTLTEAEAALEMMMKEKAFGKAGHEVVIEEYLEGEEVSLMALVDGTHVVPLEPAQDHKPAFDGDQGPNTGGMGAYSPVPHLSHTIVDQAMTQILQPIAHALQQEGIHYRGILYAGLMITSTGPKVIEFNVRFGDPEAQVVLPRLQTELAPLLQAVSEGKLSEQALTWRKESALCVVMAAKGYPSSYAKGIQIKGNLEMSKQEMVFHAGTKKNETGLVSDGGRVLGITAFGRDIAQAKRNAYARLEQIQFAGAHYRTDIGDKATIVVERGVDR, from the coding sequence ATGCGCATCTTGGTTATTGGAAGCGGAGGACGAGAACATACACTTGTATGGAAATTAAAACAGAGCCGTGAGGTAGAAGCCTTGTTTTGTGCTCCTGGAAATGCTGGAATAGGGTCGCTGGCCACATGTGTTCCGATTGAATCGACTGATATTGCAGCACTTGTTCAATTTGCAGAAGCAGAAGCGATTGATCTTACAGTGGTTGGACCTGAAATACCTTTGCTTGCTGGGATCGTCGATCGCTTCCAAGAGAAAGGGTTATCTATCTTTGGTCCGACAGAAGCGGCGGCCAGATTGGAAGGAAGTAAGCGTTTTGCAAAAGAAATAATGCAAAAATATGGAATACCGACAGGTAAATTCCGCTCCTTTTCTGACTATAGAAAAGCCCTGCATTATGTTAATGAAGTGGGAGCCCCGATCGTAATTAAAGCGGATGGATTAGCTGCAGGTAAAGGTGTGACCGTAGCGCAGACATTGACGGAAGCAGAAGCGGCGTTAGAGATGATGATGAAAGAGAAAGCATTTGGCAAAGCAGGCCACGAAGTGGTGATTGAGGAGTATTTAGAAGGTGAAGAGGTGTCACTGATGGCGTTGGTAGACGGAACCCATGTCGTGCCACTGGAGCCAGCACAGGATCATAAACCCGCTTTTGATGGTGATCAGGGCCCTAATACTGGAGGAATGGGAGCGTACTCACCTGTTCCTCACCTTTCACATACGATTGTGGATCAGGCGATGACACAGATATTGCAGCCGATCGCACATGCATTGCAACAAGAAGGGATTCATTATCGAGGTATTTTATACGCAGGTTTAATGATTACGAGCACAGGTCCAAAAGTGATTGAGTTTAACGTTCGATTTGGTGATCCGGAAGCTCAGGTGGTTCTCCCTCGTCTCCAGACTGAGCTGGCACCTCTCTTACAGGCAGTTAGTGAGGGAAAGCTATCTGAACAAGCGCTTACGTGGAGAAAAGAGTCGGCTCTTTGTGTCGTCATGGCGGCAAAAGGATATCCCAGCTCTTACGCCAAGGGAATCCAGATTAAAGGAAATTTAGAAATGAGTAAACAGGAAATGGTGTTTCATGCAGGCACTAAAAAAAATGAAACGGGTTTGGTAAGTGACGGGGGGCGCGTCTTGGGTATCACAGCCTTCGGGAGAGATATTGCGCAAGCGAAGCGTAACGCGTATGCTCGTCTCGAACAAATTCAGTTCGCAGGTGCTCACTATCGTACAGATATTGGTGACAAAGCAACGATCGTGGTGGAGCGCGGAGTGGATCGATAA
- the purH gene encoding bifunctional phosphoribosylaminoimidazolecarboxamide formyltransferase/IMP cyclohydrolase: MAKEQARALISVYDKSGIIQLAQSLLQLDYEIVSTGGTKRALEAAGIPVTAVSSVTGFPEVLDGRVKTLHPHIHAGILAIRECERHQQHLEEQKIMPIDLVVTNLYPFQATIAQADTTFVEAIEQIDIGGPAMVRAAAKNHNDVTVLVDATDYDEVISQLQELGEVKSRTRKRLAAKAFQHTAQYDAMIARYLSERVNIEAEENTSPTHLTLPFELVHSLRYGENPHQASAFYKDPLAEKGSIALAKQLHGKRLSYNNIQDADAALMIIQEYNRPTVVAVKHMNPCGIGQGDTLLQAYERAYEADPLSIFGGIVACNGEVDGETANKMRGLFLEIVLAPSFTSEALAILQEKKNIRLLQVDMERRTGRRWHYKSVSGGLLVQERDQEKIEKDDCRVVTKRQPSDVEWEQLLFAWKAVKHVKSNAIVLVKGEQTIGIGAGQMNRVGAAEIAIRQAGEKSEGSVLASDAFFPMGDTVEATAAAGVCAIIQPGGSIRDEESIMAANRHGIAMVFTGVRHFKH, encoded by the coding sequence ATGGCAAAAGAACAAGCACGTGCCTTAATCAGTGTTTACGATAAAAGTGGAATAATCCAACTTGCTCAATCCTTATTACAACTTGACTATGAAATCGTATCGACAGGTGGCACAAAGAGAGCTTTAGAAGCAGCGGGAATTCCTGTAACTGCCGTCTCGTCTGTTACAGGGTTTCCTGAGGTGTTAGATGGCAGAGTAAAAACACTGCATCCTCACATTCATGCCGGTATTCTTGCGATCCGAGAGTGTGAGAGGCATCAACAGCATTTAGAAGAGCAGAAGATTATGCCAATCGATTTGGTTGTTACCAATCTGTATCCTTTTCAAGCAACGATCGCTCAAGCGGATACGACTTTTGTGGAGGCAATTGAACAAATTGATATTGGCGGCCCAGCTATGGTTCGAGCTGCGGCAAAGAATCATAATGATGTAACGGTGTTAGTTGATGCCACTGACTACGACGAAGTAATTTCGCAACTACAGGAGTTAGGTGAAGTTAAGAGTCGGACGCGGAAACGGTTGGCGGCAAAAGCATTTCAACACACTGCTCAGTATGATGCAATGATTGCTCGTTATCTAAGCGAGCGAGTAAACATTGAGGCAGAAGAAAACACCTCTCCCACTCACTTAACACTCCCGTTCGAGTTGGTCCACTCTTTGCGTTATGGCGAAAACCCTCATCAAGCATCAGCTTTTTATAAAGATCCCCTCGCCGAAAAAGGCTCGATTGCACTGGCAAAGCAGTTACATGGAAAGCGATTATCCTACAACAATATTCAGGATGCTGATGCAGCCCTGATGATTATACAAGAGTATAACCGCCCTACCGTCGTGGCTGTGAAGCATATGAATCCATGCGGAATTGGCCAAGGAGATACGTTGTTACAGGCGTATGAGCGCGCATATGAAGCAGACCCCCTTTCCATTTTTGGGGGAATTGTTGCGTGTAACGGTGAAGTTGATGGGGAGACCGCAAACAAAATGCGGGGTCTATTTTTAGAAATCGTGCTTGCCCCTTCTTTTACATCTGAGGCACTCGCCATCTTACAAGAGAAAAAGAATATTCGCCTCTTACAGGTAGATATGGAGAGGCGCACGGGTAGAAGATGGCATTACAAAAGCGTTAGTGGAGGATTACTTGTACAGGAAAGAGATCAGGAAAAGATTGAGAAAGATGATTGCCGCGTGGTGACAAAGCGGCAACCGTCGGATGTAGAGTGGGAACAGCTTCTATTTGCGTGGAAAGCGGTAAAGCATGTGAAATCTAATGCGATTGTATTGGTAAAGGGCGAGCAGACGATTGGAATTGGTGCAGGACAAATGAATCGCGTCGGAGCAGCCGAGATTGCTATCCGGCAGGCAGGTGAAAAAAGTGAAGGGTCCGTATTGGCCTCTGATGCGTTTTTCCCTATGGGCGATACAGTGGAGGCGACCGCGGCTGCTGGGGTATGTGCCATCATTCAACCAGGTGGTTCCATACGAGATGAGGAATCGATTATGGCAGCCAATCGACATGGAATTGCGATGGTGTTTACAGGCGTACGCCATTTTAAGCATTAA
- the purN gene encoding phosphoribosylglycinamide formyltransferase yields the protein MSIAVFASGSGSNFEAIVLHARAEGWLHEVSLLVCDRPQAGALKRAEQLGIKSFVFVPRSYETKAKYEQDVLALLQKHKVEWVVLAGYMRLLGPTLLQPYWGKVINIHPSLLPHFPGKDAIGQALEADASFTGVTVHFVDEGMDTGQVIQQERVEIRAGESRAELTAKIQTVEHRLYPQVVRDVIEGRVSLHQRVKQ from the coding sequence ATGAGCATTGCTGTATTTGCCTCAGGGAGTGGCTCTAACTTTGAAGCGATTGTACTTCATGCGCGCGCAGAAGGTTGGTTACATGAGGTTTCGCTACTGGTATGTGATCGTCCGCAGGCGGGAGCATTAAAGCGAGCAGAGCAACTAGGAATTAAAAGTTTTGTCTTTGTACCACGCTCATACGAGACAAAAGCGAAGTACGAGCAAGATGTATTAGCGCTACTACAGAAGCATAAGGTGGAATGGGTTGTGCTGGCAGGATATATGCGTCTACTCGGTCCTACGTTACTTCAGCCTTACTGGGGTAAAGTGATTAACATCCATCCCTCCCTTCTTCCTCATTTCCCAGGAAAGGATGCGATCGGGCAGGCGCTAGAAGCGGACGCATCTTTTACTGGAGTAACCGTTCATTTTGTTGATGAAGGGATGGACACGGGTCAAGTTATTCAACAAGAAAGAGTAGAAATAAGAGCAGGTGAGAGCCGCGCAGAGCTGACTGCTAAAATTCAAACAGTGGAGCATCGTCTCTATCCCCAGGTGGTGCGTGATGTGATTGAGGGTAGGGTGTCATTACACCAGAGAGTGAAGCAGTAA